ACGTGACGCCGGCAAGACCCTGCCCAAGGGCAGCAACGGACGCTTTGTCACCATGAAGCCGCGCACACCGACGGTCGCCGCACGCTTTGCGGACTcactgcagcagctgttgcagtcGATGGGCCGCTGTCATCCGTGGTTTGTGCGCTGCATCAAACCCAATCAAGAGAAGCAGCCGCTGCGCATGGACATGCCCTGtgtgctgcagcagctacGTTATCTGGGCATGCTAGATACCATACAGATACGCCAACGCGGCTATCCGGTGCGTTTGCGCTTCCAGCATTTCGTCGAGCGATATCGGCATTTGTTGAGCGCGCCGCTGGCACGTGGCACCCCCTATCGCGAACtgtgccgcctgctgctggaGGCAATGCCGCGCACCGGCGTCGAGGGACCCGACTATCAGCTGGGCGCCACGCGCGTCTTTCTGCGCGAGGCACTGCATCGCGCACTCGAGAGCGGACGCACCGAACGCCTGCGCCAGGCTGCCGTCCATATACAGCGGCATGTGCGCGGCATGCTCGTCCGCCGACAGCTGGCCCGACGCCAGACGGCGGCCACACGGCTGCAGGCACGCTGGCGCggccaacggcagcagcagcgttaCGAGCAGCTGCGTCGCGGTGTGCGCACCGCCCAGCGGCTGTGGCGCGGCAAGCTGGCGCGACGGcgtgtgcagcagctgcgctcCGATCATCGGCGGCGCCAGGAGGCGCGCGAGGCGGCGCAGCGGGCTCGCGAGGCACGCGAGGCCAAGCAGGCGGTGCTGGAGCGCAGCCAGCTGAGCTATCTGGACATACCCGCCGAGCTGGCGTTCATCTATTCGAAGCTGCAGGGCTGGCAGCCGCCGCACAGCGATCGTCATCTGGTCAAGGTGCTGGGTACGGTGCCCGGTCCGCCCGCTGCCAGCGCTCAGCTGCCGCCGGATCTGGCCCAATTCAGCTTTGGCAAATTCAGCAGCGTCTATTGCAACGGGCTGCGGCTGCAGCCGCGTCGTGAACCCATAACGGCGCCTCTGCTGACACGCGCCGCTTCGCGCGATCAGGACTTTCAGGATGCGCTGGCCGTCTTCAAGCTCATTCTACGCTGGAGCAACGACAAGGCGCTGGAGGGCGAGGGCGCCAAGGAGAAGCTGCTATCCGACTATATTGTACACAAGGCACTCAGCTCGCGCGGCCTGCGCGACGAGATTCTCGTCCAGCTGTGCAATCAGCTGCACGGCGCCGAACCGGCGCTGGCCACGCGCCTCTGGCAACTGTTGGGACAGTGTCTGTGCTGCTTCCAGCCGAGTCCGGCTTTCAGCAAGTATCTGCTCAAGTTTGTCACGGACGAGGCGCCGGCGCCGGCCACGCGGCATCTGCTGCAGCGCCAGCTGTTGCGTCAGCAGAGCAGCTCGTCTGGCGCCGCCGCTTCGTGCCGCAGCTTTGTGCCCGCCTGGCTGGAGTGGCGCGCCTGGGCGCGTGGCTGCGACATGGCCCTGCCGCTGACGCTGCCCGATGAGGCCAGCCAAACGGTGGCTGTGGATTCGTGGACCAGTTGCGAGGAGGCGGCCGCTTTGGCTGTTTCCACGCTGGGCGTGGCCAGTCGCGGCTGGACTTTGGTGCTAGACGATGGCCAGCAGCTGACGGACAGCTGCGGTCTGGATTATGTCATGGATCTGATTGCCGAGAAGGAGCTGTGTCCCGCCTTTCCGGCGCCGCGCAGCGATCTGCTGCGCTCCGGCGCCAAGTTTACGCGCACCAGCCTGCCCGAGGCCGTCAAGCGGCCGGGCGTGCCACCGCCAGCGCCGCCCACAAACGTAGCCGCTGCCAGCAAGCGAGAGAGGGAACgggagcgagagagggagcggGATTTGGAGCCGGAGCCAGCACAACCGCAACGACGCAGCAGTCGGGAGCTGCTGTCGCGCAGCTCAGCGTTGAACGAACGCTACTTTGAACGAACCGAGGAGCCCATCACACCGCATCTGCTGCCTGGGGCGCAGTCCAAGTCGCGCTCCAAGTCGCTGGACGATCTGCTCGCTGGGGACATGGGCAGCCAGCAATTGCCGCTGCCCGACAGTGATTCGCAGGAGTCGCCGCTGCATACGCTCGCCTTGGGTCTGTCCGAGAGTAGACTGAACGATCGCTATCATTCCGCGGAGCGTCTGGCGCCGATGGGCAAGGAGTCGGCGCCGCGCTATCAGAAATCGCAGCATGCCGGACGGCGTTCGCATGCTGCTTCGCACGGCTCCGCGCACTCGAGTAAATACAATATGGACAAGTCGGAATATGCGACACGCTCCTCGGCCATGTCGGACACTAGCGAGGCACCATCGCTGGCCTCCCATGTGCGGCGCGTGCGCGTGCCATCGCAGGCCTCCGACGTGGATCAGTTCCTGGATGATTTATTTAGCCCCGTGCTAGATGGCTCACTGGACGAGCTCTCCGATGCCCGTTCCCTGGCCGCCAGCATACGAGGAGGCGCCCAGAGAGTTCTTCAAGCTGAGAATCTGGATCAGTTTGTGGATGAGTTGTTGCCTTTGGACGAGGCACTCGATACGCTCGGCTCGCATCAACAGCTGGTCGTCTGCATCAAGGGCGGTGGCAGTACGGAGCACAGCCAAGCtggcgccgctgccgccgatCCGCTGCTGCATCAGCTCATCCAGCTGCCCGGCGGCGAGACGGATGCTGCGCCTGCTGCCCTCTACCAGCAGCAGGTGCAGCGCGCCTTCCTTCAGTCGGCCATGGCACAGAATTTACAGATACAGCAGCAACTACTCGCCCAGAACCAGGCACTGCAAACACTGCTCAGCCAGCAGGccagcgccaacaacaacaatagcaatgggAACGGCAGCAATAGCAGCGGCTCACCGCCGGCTGCTATTATTGGCAGCATCTCGCCGCCGCCGGCTCAGTCGCCGCTGCGCTTGAAGACGACGACcatgatgacgacgacgaggagCAGCTCTTTGGTGCTGGAGGCAGCGTCTGGCATGCAGCCACCggctccgccgccgccgccgccgatgCCGCCACCGTTGGAGAGCAAGGATCCGTCGGAGACGCGTCACTTCCTGGATCCGTATGGCCGGGCCAAGACGGTGCGCATTGGCAAATGGCGCTGGCCGCCGCCGCAGGGCGAGCCGCAATTCCAAACGGAGGAGGACTTCTTCGCCTTCAAGCTGCGCCAACAGCAGCGCAAGACGACGCCCCAGGCGCAGCACAGCGCCGGCAGCGCTGCCGCAGCCATCGAGTGGGAGGAGTTCGAGATTGAGTCCTGCAAGAGTCCGACACCGCCCGTGATGCAGCTCATGCGCAGCAGCATGCGCCTGGAGACAAATGGAGGCGCCGGCCGGGATGTACAGGATGCGGCACAGCTTCagttccagcagcagcagcagcagcaaatgacGACCACGACAACGACCACAATAACGGCCACAAAGCTGGCCAAGAAGAGCTTCGAGATTGGCGCCGATCGACCGCCGCCGGGCAGCGTCGGCAAGCTGAAGCTCAGCTCGGAGATGCGCCAACGTCTCGAGCAGGTGACCGCCGGGCATTCGGTGCGCTCCACCGTCTCCAATAAGTCAGAGCAGCGTGCGCCCGCCAAGCTGGAGGACACGCGCAAGCTGAtgcttcagcagcagctgggcgGGCTCTTTGCCAGCGCCAATGCGCCGGCAGTCGAGTCGCACGGTGCCACAGTTCGCACCCAGATCGAGCGCATGGAGGGAAAATTatcgccgccgccggcgccaACTGGCAGCGCCTGGCCGGGTGTGTTGTTGCCGCCGGCGCCTAATGTgccggcgccgccgccgcctatACGTCCGCCCAGCATGGCGCCGCCCGCACCGCCGCCGGCGCCACAAAGTCCAccggcgcagcagcagcagcagcacggaTCACCCGATGCCGAAGAGCCAGAGCCGGACTATCGCAAGGAGCACGTGCCGGCCTTTATACAGCGCCAAGAGCGCGACACCTTTGGTGCAGTGCGTCAGATGCACCAtctccagcaacagcagcagcagtcgctgCACCATCAGCACCatcttcagcagcagcagcagcagcagcattcgTTGCATCACCAGCAGGAGCAGCACCtggccgccgctgctgcctgGGAACAGGAGCTGCAAACGGAACGGGAGCGCTCACGCAGCCGCAGTCGTTCGCGGGATCGGGAGGATTACTCGGAGTCGGTGTGGGATCGCGCCGAGGTCGAGGGCCCCGCCtcgggcagcggcagcgagaAGGAGCGCGAGAAGCGCGAACGCGAACGTGAGCGTCTCTACGAGCTGCGTCAGGTGGAGCGTGAAAAGGAGAGCCACAAGGTCTACCAGCCGGCGCCGCCGCGCGTCATACAGGCCAGCATGGACACCACAGGCAGCAAGCTGAGCCGCGAAAGGGAAAGAGATAGGGAACGAGAAAGGGAACGAGAAAGGGAACGAGAAAGAGATCGagagcgggagcgggagcgggaACGTGAACGGGATCGAGATCGAGATGCGCTGGCCTCCACGCCGGCCACGTTCCGCACGCACATGGCACAGAAATATGAGCACGAGCGCAAGCGCAAGAGCTCCGCCAGCTCGGCGGGCATGCGTGAGGATCTGCTGGACTCGAGCATGTCGGCCGTAGTTGTGCCGGCTCCGGTACCGCCGCCCGTTACGCCCACATCCGCATCATCTgtggcagcaacggcagccGCCGTGACGAGCAGCTCGGCGGCTGGGACGGGCGCCAGCGCCGTCGGTTCGAGCGCCTGCCTCACCTACAATCGGGTGCCATGGAAGCTGCGGGTACGCAAGGAGGTGTTCCAGCCGCACGAGCCCATTGGTCCGCCCGTCGCGCTGGATCTGCTCTTCGCCCAGGTGCTCAGCGATGTGTTCGGCGTGACGCCATGTCTGCGCATCACGCCGCAGGAGAAGAATGCCGCACTGAATATGCTCCATGGCCATGGCGTCAGCGTGGACACGTTGGCTGCCCGCGGGCAGCAGGTGCGCGCTTTGGTCAAACGTCATCTGGTGGACATGGCACGCGACTGGCCCCTGTACTTTGCCCGTCTGTTTGCGGTACAGGGCGCTCCGCTCTATCCGGATGTCTCCATCATGGGCGTCTCCCACAGCGGCCTCTATTTAGCAAGGCGCGACGCCGACTATCTGATCGTTGTCCAGGCCATATCCTTTGCCGAGATCCAGAACGCCGTCACTCTGCCCCGGCCCGCCGCCCTCCAGCTCAATTTGCGCAACGGCAAGCATCTGGCCCTACATGCCACACGCGCCGCCGCCATCCAAACGATGATCACCGCCTTTGTCCAGGAGTACCGCAAGGTGAGTTCCAACCACCCACATCCGCATCCCACAGTTTACAGTTCACAGTTCACACTTGACCTCAGTTTACCAAAGGGGGACTTAACGGGGGACTCAATAAACTGCCTTTTACCGTTTTAATTCTCTTTAAGcttctctctctttatttatttatctcttCGTTTCGCATGCTTCCCGAGTCTGATTTCTATTAAACGGTTATCATCATTTGCATGTGGGCGCTTTTGAATACGGGAGAGCTTTAAGCTATCGccattaattgaattaaacttTAAGAGAAAGCAATGTTTTAAGTTCTTAAAGTATTTTGTACTAGAGCGCTTTAAGCTATTGccattaattgaattaaacttTAAGAGAAAGCAAAGGTTTAATTCAGTTCTTAAAGTATTTTGTATCAACTTAAAGCTCACTTAACCAATGGGCAACATCATTGCAAAATgggtaaatgtaaatgtatgcgATAAAAAGGAGCAAGCAAGCCAACTTTTGCTTCCTTCAACGAGTTCTACCTTAAATGCTGAGTCTTTTCTGGTATAGTTTTTACAATAATTCCGAAAGCTCACCTGTGCTCGTGAGCAAAGTTCATGCCTTATGAATCCTTTTACGAATCGCTgtctatttttaatttctcagCCAATTTTTGCCCCCCTCAATGAGTTCTAACTTAAATTCAGAGTCTCTTCTGGCGCAGCTTATACATTATCTCCGAAGGCTTACATTTACTCGTGACCTTCATAGCAACGCTCCTGCCTCATGAATCCTTTTACGAATCGctgtctatttttattttctctgCCAACTTCGCCGCGCACCCTTGCGCGCTTCTTGCTGTTTGGCAATGCAGTCGCATAGTTGCACGCGTGGTTCAAGCTCAGTGGGTCTCAGTCTGTCAGTGTGACCATATACGTGTTAGACGAGCTGTCCAGCAAGTGATACTCGTTTCGGCACAACTCGACTGcgattcacattcacattcgcaTTCACATTCATATTCGCATTCATGCGATGCGGTGCATTCATTTATCAGTTGGCAGCTTTTTCTGCTTTTCTGCTTTTCTTTGAATGCATCTCttaagttattttaatttaattcagtTTTATGCGTGAAAACTGGTCGAATGCCAAACTTGGCTCAAAACCCGAACCTGCCCGAGAGCTGGGCCGAACGAAACAgttagccacacacacacacacacacacacacacacacacacacacatacactcacaggTGGGTTGAAAAACCACTTTGTTGGTGCGCTACTCGTTTCTGGGTGTTGCTTCTCTTAAGCAGTGCTGCCAATTCAGCTATTTTCTAGCCAAATTTGGCCACCTTAACCTTAACCAGCCAATTTTTCTGGCTATGTTTCTTCTCTTAAGCTGTGTTGCCGATTTAGCCATTTTCTAGC
This window of the Drosophila virilis strain 15010-1051.87 chromosome X, Dvir_AGI_RSII-ME, whole genome shotgun sequence genome carries:
- the Myo10A gene encoding unconventional myosin-XV isoform X1 → MDWAEGDLVWFDPGVGHPIPGEIQEVHRAAQVIVVQAMIKGKAQTFALQPGEGSLRARQDLGSSGVEDMTLLDDLHEASLLWNLRLRYDKGLIYTFAGSILIAVNPYKMFPDAYGLEVAKQYAGRPLGALPPHLFAIGAAAHAALPSPQVVVISGESGSGKTESTKLVMQYLAAVVPGGGSASAVITEQILEAAPLLEAFGNARTARNDNSSRFGKYLEVYFKSGAIVGAKITQYLLEKSRIVTQAPGERNYHVFYEMLGGLSESERAKYGLLEADKYFYLNQGATDCASGRVDWASLLSAMQVLGVTEGEREGIVRVLAAVLHLGNVYFHRRQLRHGQEGVEIGSDAEIKWAAHLLHISAEGMHRALTSRTTEARAERLHTPLGIDQALDARDAFAKALYAGLFNWLVSRINSIVQKGGTHDAHRISILDIFGFEDLAENSFEQLCINYANENLQLYFNKHVFKLEQAEYARERLDWTPLAWDDNLPVIHLLAKKPVGICHLLDDESNFPRATDLSFLEKCHYNHALSELYARPRIGAQEFGVTHYAGQVWYCVDGFLDKNRDALRSDVLELLATSRLPLVSELTKQLRAQRDAGKTLPKGSNGRFVTMKPRTPTVAARFADSLQQLLQSMGRCHPWFVRCIKPNQEKQPLRMDMPCVLQQLRYLGMLDTIQIRQRGYPVRLRFQHFVERYRHLLSAPLARGTPYRELCRLLLEAMPRTGVEGPDYQLGATRVFLREALHRALESGRTERLRQAAVHIQRHVRGMLVRRQLARRQTAATRLQARWRGQRQQQRYEQLRRGVRTAQRLWRGKLARRRVQQLRSDHRRRQEAREAAQRAREAREAKQAVLERSQLSYLDIPAELAFIYSKLQGWQPPHSDRHLVKVLGTVPGPPAASAQLPPDLAQFSFGKFSSVYCNGLRLQPRREPITAPLLTRAASRDQDFQDALAVFKLILRWSNDKALEGEGAKEKLLSDYIVHKALSSRGLRDEILVQLCNQLHGAEPALATRLWQLLGQCLCCFQPSPAFSKYLLKFVTDEAPAPATRHLLQRQLLRQQSSSSGAAASCRSFVPAWLEWRAWARGCDMALPLTLPDEASQTVAVDSWTSCEEAAALAVSTLGVASRGWTLVLDDGQQLTDSCGLDYVMDLIAEKELCPAFPAPRSDLLRSGAKFTRTSLPEAVKRPGVPPPAPPTNVAAASKRERERERERERDLEPEPAQPQRRSSRELLSRSSALNERYFERTEEPITPHLLPGAQSKSRSKSLDDLLAGDMGSQQLPLPDSDSQESPLHTLALGLSESRLNDRYHSAERLAPMGKESAPRYQKSQHAGRRSHAASHGSAHSSKYNMDKSEYATRSSAMSDTSEAPSLASHVRRVRVPSQASDVDQFLDDLFSPVLDGSLDELSDARSLAASIRGGAQRVLQAENLDQFVDELLPLDEALDTLGSHQQLVVCIKGGGSTEHSQAGAAAADPLLHQLIQLPGGETDAAPAALYQQQVQRAFLQSAMAQNLQIQQQLLAQNQALQTLLSQQASANNNNSNGNGSNSSGSPPAAIIGSISPPPAQSPLRLKTTTMMTTTRSSSLVLEAASGMQPPAPPPPPPMPPPLESKDPSETRHFLDPYGRAKTVRIGKWRWPPPQGEPQFQTEEDFFAFKLRQQQRKTTPQAQHSAGSAAAAIEWEEFEIESCKSPTPPVMQLMRSSMRLETNGGAGRDVQDAAQLQFQQQQQQQMTTTTTTTITATKLAKKSFEIGADRPPPGSVGKLKLSSEMRQRLEQVTAGHSVRSTVSNKSEQRAPAKLEDTRKLMLQQQLGGLFASANAPAVESHGATVRTQIERMEGKLSPPPAPTGSAWPGVLLPPAPNVPAPPPPIRPPSMAPPAPPPAPQSPPAQQQQQHGSPDAEEPEPDYRKEHVPAFIQRQERDTFGAVRQMHHLQQQQQQSLHHQHHLQQQQQQQHSLHHQQEQHLAAAAAWEQELQTERERSRSRSRSRDREDYSESVWDRAEVEGPASGSGSEKEREKRERERERLYELRQVEREKESHKVYQPAPPRVIQASMDTTGSKLSRERERDRERERERERERERDRERERERERERDRDRDALASTPATFRTHMAQKYEHERKRKSSASSAGMREDLLDSSMSAVVVPAPVPPPVTPTSASSVAATAAAVTSSSAAGTGASAVGSSACLTYNRVPWKLRVRKEVFQPHEPIGPPVALDLLFAQVLSDVFGVTPCLRITPQEKNAALNMLHGHGVSVDTLAARGQQVRALVKRHLVDMARDWPLYFARLFAVQGAPLYPDVSIMGVSHSGLYLARRDADYLIVVQAISFAEIQNAVTLPRPAALQLNLRNGKHLALHATRAAAIQTMITAFVQEYRKSQSKASTLSSGARAAAQTLNVPLERLESRQAHAQRQEHAHSNGNQEEQQQQQHQQQQQQQQQQQQQQQQVELHHQQQQQQLEDAAEEQQLADQQRYMKQQSYLHSARKSNAGQQPSSLTNGHQQQQQQQQQQQQQQQQAAHHDLDGNYMLQDELNGSGTPPSVTKYSLLQFAMQHFRNDQLRDADRHHERHQSSAANRSYAELVKWQGHAIRLPLLRLPNDLAPLALECFDCILRYCGDIPLDPELTEVKCVYTVLMHCHKYLALRDEVYCQLMKQTTANRSPCPDSSQRAWRLLSILAAYFGCSDALRPYLMEHLTSAASDRRRSCHGTAAVCLTNLRKTARCGGRKNVPSVEEVTAVSAGRSARRQIYRLPGGAERVVNTRCSTVVADVIAELCALLGVESEAEQQEFSLYCIVQGDAFTMPLAADEYILDVTTELLKSGQPFYLIFCRSVWHFALKREPAPMPLYVEVLFNQVAPDYLEGLLLELPGNGVPMPEMVRDMARIAALLHRAADLSHVPAMKEIKFLLPKPALGIREIRPAQWVGLVQSAWPQVAGLSPGQVKAQFLNVLAAWPLFGSSFFAVKRIWAEEGPHVEDNHSPMWRDLILALNRRGVLFLDPNTHETLQHWSFMEVISTRKVRSEDGALFLDMKVGNLMQQRVIRVQTEQAHEISRLVRQYITMAQISQRDKRELN
- the Myo10A gene encoding unconventional myosin-XV isoform X3 is translated as MDWAEGDLVWFDPGVGHPIPGEIQEVHRAAQVIVVQAMIKGKMRIVRFHLEPWQRGSGCGSVTPSPAQSPSLALLSPHVLRRQRPASLEDLDEIFAQQSPQQQQQLLLRRQRRLKCRYPQVVKRLSTLCSDVIARHAQTFALQPGEGSLRARQDLGSSGVEDMTLLDDLHEASLLWNLRLRYDKGLIYTFAGSILIAVNPYKMFPDAYGLEVAKQYAGRPLGALPPHLFAIGAAAHAALPSPQVVVISGESGSGKTESTKLVMQYLAAVVPGGGSASAVITEQILEAAPLLEAFGNARTARNDNSSRFGKYLEVYFKSGAIVGAKITQYLLEKSRIVTQAPGERNYHVFYEMLGGLSESERAKYGLLEADKYFYLNQGATDCASGRVDWASLLSAMQVLGVTEGEREGIVRVLAAVLHLGNVYFHRRQLRHGQEGVEIGSDAEIKWAAHLLHISAEGMHRALTSRTTEARAERLHTPLGIDQALDARDAFAKALYAGLFNWLVSRINSIVQKGGTHDAHRISILDIFGFEDLAENSFEQLCINYANENLQLYFNKHVFKLEQAEYARERLDWTPLAWDDNLPVIHLLAKKPVGICHLLDDESNFPRATDLSFLEKCHYNHALSELYARPRIGAQEFGVTHYAGQVWYCVDGFLDKNRDALRSDVLELLATSRLPLVSELTKQLRAQRDAGKTLPKGSNGRFVTMKPRTPTVAARFADSLQQLLQSMGRCHPWFVRCIKPNQEKQPLRMDMPCVLQQLRYLGMLDTIQIRQRGYPVRLRFQHFVERYRHLLSAPLARGTPYRELCRLLLEAMPRTGVEGPDYQLGATRVFLREALHRALESGRTERLRQAAVHIQRHVRGMLVRRQLARRQTAATRLQARWRGQRQQQRYEQLRRGVRTAQRLWRGKLARRRVQQLRSDHRRRQEAREAAQRAREAREAKQAVLERSQLSYLDIPAELAFIYSKLQGWQPPHSDRHLVKVLGTVPGPPAASAQLPPDLAQFSFGKFSSVYCNGLRLQPRREPITAPLLTRAASRDQDFQDALAVFKLILRWSNDKALEGEGAKEKLLSDYIVHKALSSRGLRDEILVQLCNQLHGAEPALATRLWQLLGQCLCCFQPSPAFSKYLLKFVTDEAPAPATRHLLQRQLLRQQSSSSGAAASCRSFVPAWLEWRAWARGCDMALPLTLPDEASQTVAVDSWTSCEEAAALAVSTLGVASRGWTLVLDDGQQLTDSCGLDYVMDLIAEKELCPAFPAPRSDLLRSGAKFTRTSLPEAVKRPGVPPPAPPTNVAAASKRERERERERERDLEPEPAQPQRRSSRELLSRSSALNERYFERTEEPITPHLLPGAQSKSRSKSLDDLLAGDMGSQQLPLPDSDSQESPLHTLALGLSESRLNDRYHSAERLAPMGKESAPRYQKSQHAGRRSHAASHGSAHSSKYNMDKSEYATRSSAMSDTSEAPSLASHVRRVRVPSQASDVDQFLDDLFSPVLDGSLDELSDARSLAASIRGGAQRVLQAENLDQFVDELLPLDEALDTLGSHQQLVVCIKGGGSTEHSQAGAAAADPLLHQLIQLPGGETDAAPAALYQQQVQRAFLQSAMAQNLQIQQQLLAQNQALQTLLSQQASANNNNSNGNGSNSSGSPPAAIIGSISPPPAQSPLRLKTTTMMTTTRSSSLVLEAASGMQPPAPPPPPPMPPPLESKDPSETRHFLDPYGRAKTVRIGKWRWPPPQGEPQFQTEEDFFAFKLRQQQRKTTPQAQHSAGSAAAAIEWEEFEIESCKSPTPPVMQLMRSSMRLETNGGAGRDVQDAAQLQFQQQQQQQMTTTTTTTITATKLAKKSFEIGADRPPPGSVGKLKLSSEMRQRLEQVTAGHSVRSTVSNKSEQRAPAKLEDTRKLMLQQQLGGLFASANAPAVESHGATVRTQIERMEGKLSPPPAPTGSAWPGVLLPPAPNVPAPPPPIRPPSMAPPAPPPAPQSPPAQQQQQHGSPDAEEPEPDYRKEHVPAFIQRQERDTFGAVRQMHHLQQQQQQSLHHQHHLQQQQQQQHSLHHQQEQHLAAAAAWEQELQTERERSRSRSRSRDREDYSESVWDRAEVEGPASGSGSEKEREKRERERERLYELRQVEREKESHKVYQPAPPRVIQASMDTTGSKLSRERERDRERERERERERERDRERERERERERDRDRDALASTPATFRTHMAQKYEHERKRKSSASSAGMREDLLDSSMSAVVVPAPVPPPVTPTSASSVAATAAAVTSSSAAGTGASAVGSSACLTYNRVPWKLRVRKEVFQPHEPIGPPVALDLLFAQVLSDVFGVTPCLRITPQEKNAALNMLHGHGVSVDTLAARGQQVRALVKRHLVDMARDWPLYFARLFAVQGAPLYPDVSIMGVSHSGLYLARRDADYLIVVQAISFAEIQNAVTLPRPAALQLNLRNGKHLALHATRAAAIQTMITAFVQEYRKSQSKASTLSSGARAAAQTLNVPLERLESRQAHAQRQEHAHSNGNQEEQQQQQHQQQQQQQQQQQQQQQQVELHHQQQQQQLEDAAEEQQLADQQRYMKQQSYLHSARKSNAGQQPSSLTNGHQQQQQQQQQQQQQQQQAAHHDLDGNYMLQDELNGSGTPPSVTKYSLLQFAMQHFRNDQLRDADRHHERHQSSAANRSYAELVKWQGHAIRLPLLRLPNDLAPLALECFDCILRYCGDIPLDPELTEVKCVYTVLMHCHKYLALRDEVYCQLMKQTTANRSPCPDSSQRAWRLLSILAAYFGCSDALRPYLMEHLTSAASDRRRSCHGTAAVCLTNLRKTARCGGRKNVPSVEEVTAVSAGRSARRQIYRLPGGAERVVNTRCSTVVADVIAELCALLGVESEAEQQEFSLYCIVQGDAFTMPLAADEYILDVTTELLKSGQPFYLIFCRSVWHFALKREPAPMPLYVEVLFNQVAPDYLEGLLLELPGNGVPMPEMVRDMARIAALLHRAADLSHVPAMKEIKFLLPKPALGIREIRPAQWVGLVQSAWPQVAGLSPGQVKAQFLNVLAAWPLFGSSFFAVKRIWAEEGPHVEDNHSPMWRDLILALNRRGVLFLDPNTHETLQHWSFMEVISTRKVRSEDGALFLDMKVGNLMQQRVIRVQTEQAHEISRLVRQYITMAQISQRDKRELN